ATCACCATATGGCGCTTGGTTGATGGTCCCGTATGATATTGACGGACTTTGTATTTGAGGACTTGCCGAGCAATATCGGGGAGACGACAAGGATGGAGGAATTCCTATGATGCCGATGACGGTGGCCGAGATCGCCGAGGCCGTGCATGGCTCGATCGCCGGCGCGGACGGACGTGGGGCGGCGGACGAGGCCGTGGCCACCTCCGTGTTCAGCGACTCGCGCCAGCTGACGCGAGGCTCCGTGTTCGTGGCGATAGCCGGCGAGCGGGTGGACGGCCATGACTTCGTGGCCGGGGCCGCGGCGAAGGGTGCCGTGGCGGCGCTGGTGGAGCATGAGGTTGCCGGGGCCGATGGCATCGCGCAGATCGTGGTCAGCGACACCGTCAAGGCGCTTGGTTTGCTCGCCCGCCATAACATCGACAAGCGCCGCGCGCTCGGCTCGGATTTCTCCATCATCGGCATCACCGGATCGGTGGGCAAGACCACCACCAAGGATCTTCTCAACTCCCTGCTCTCCAAGCTCGCGCCCACGGTCGCGCCGGTCGGCTCGTTCAACAACGACATCGGCCTGCCCCTCACGGCCCTCAAGGTGGGTGCCGGCACCAGGTTCTTCATCGCCGAGATGGGCGCCAACCACGTCGGCGAGATCGCCGGGCTCACCCGCATCGCGCCGCCCGATCTGGCGGTGGTGCTCAAGGTCGGCGTCGCCCACTTGGGCGAGTTCGGATCCGTGGAGCGCATCGCGCAGGCCAAAAGCGAGATCGTACGGGGTCTGGTGCCTAATGGCGTGGCTGTACTCAACGCCGGAGACCAGCGTGTGGCGGCCATGCAGAGTCTGGCGTCCGGCAAGGTGCTGTGGTTCGGACTTGGCGACGATAATGCAGGCAATGATAATAAGGTCGACGGCTCCGGCATGGTGCGCTGCGCCGACGTCAAGGTCGACGATCTGGACCATCCCGAATTCACGCTGGTCCTGCCCGACGGCGCACGTTCCGACGTGACGCTTGGCATCAGCGGCGCCCACAACGTCATCAACGCCCTCGCCGCGTCCACCGTGGCCCACTATTTCGGCATGAGCGCCGAGGCGATCGCCGAGGGGCTGGCGGATGTGCGGCGCATCAGCCCGCACCGGATGGCCATCTCCACGGTCGATCATGACGGCGCGACGTTCACGCTGATCGACGACTCCTTCAACGCCAACCCCGACTCCACGCGTGCCGGCCTCGACGGACTGGCCGCCTGGCACAGCGAGGAAAACGACGAAGCCAACGCCAACGCTGGCGCCGACGCCGATGAGAAAGAGGAGCGCCCCTACCGCATCGCGGTGCTCGGCGTGATGCTCGAGCTCGGCGACGACGAGCAACGCCTGCACGCCCAGATCGGCCAGTACGCGGCGGGCCTCGGCCTCGACGAGATCGTGGCCGTGGGAAGCGAGGGCGGCAGACATTTCGACGCGCTGGCCCAGGCCTTGGCACAAGGCGCCGAGCAGGCCAACAAGCAAGACGACACCCACGTTGTGGTGCGATGGGTGCATAATGTCGATGAGGCGGACCGCGAGGTCTGCCGTTCCGCGCGGGAGCACCGCCAGACGGTGGTGCTGCTCAAAGGGTCGCACGTCTCGGGCCTCTCCTCGTTGGCGGATCGTTGGGCCGACACGCAAAAGAACAAGAAATAAGGAAAGTGGAGCTGGAACATTGATCTCCCTCATCATCGCCATCCTGGTCTCGCTGCTGGTAGTCATGGCGGGGACGCCACTGATGATCCGACTGGTGCACCGGCTGCATTACGGCCAGTACATCCGCCAGGACGGCCCGCAATCGCACTTGGTCAAGCGCGGCACGGCGACGATGGGTGGCGTGGTCATCAACCTGGCCGTCATCCTCGGTTGGGGGGTCTCCGCGGCCTACCGCTACCTCACGCGCGGCGAGCATATCTCGTGGTCGGCCGTGCTGGTGCTCTTCGCGATGGTGTCGATGGGGCTGCTTGGGTTCATCGACGATTTCGCCAAGGTGCGCAAGAAGCAGAACACGGGGCTGAGCGTGGGCGGCAAGTTCTTCGGCCAGTTCGTCTTCGCCACCATCTACGCCGTGCTCGCGCTGATGATGCCCACCAAATCCGGCTTCTCCAGCGCCCAGCCGGGTATGAGCTTCATCGAGCACCCCTTCTTCAGCTTTGATTTCGCCGGCCGCGCCATCGCCATCGTCATCTTCGTCATCTGGGTCAACTTCCTGATGACCGCATGGACCAACGCCGTCAACTTGACTGACGGCCTGGACGGCTTGGCCGCGGGCTCGTCGATGATCTCGCTGGCGGGCTACACGGTCATCGCCTTCTGGGAGAGCTACCACGTCAAGGGTGGTCCCAAGCCCGGATTCCAATACGCCGTCTCCGACCCGCTGGACCTCACGATCATCGCCGCGTGCGCCGCCGTGGCCTGCTTCGGATTCCTGTGGTACAACTCCAATCCGGCCACCATCTTCATGGGCGACACCGGCTCGCTGGCCCTGGGCGGCCTCTTCGCCGCGCTCTCGATCGCCACGCACACCGAGTTCCTCGCCGTGATCATCGGCGGGCTCTACGTCATCGAGGCGATGAGCGACGTCATCCAGGTCGGCTGCTTCAAGCTCACCCACAAGCGCGTCTTCAAGATGGCGCCGATCCACCACCATTTCGAGCTGTGCGGATGGGGCGAGGCGAAGGTCGTCGTGCGTTTCTGGATGATCGAGTTCATCTTCATGCTGGTCGGCGTGATGATCTTCTACACCAACTGGGCCTCGCTGTCGGGCCTGCTGCACTGATACCGAAATGATTGATATTGAGATGATACAGATCCGATACCAAATCAATATCCCGGCGATATCGAACAAACACTGAATTGCTATAAGGAAGCGAACGATGATGAGGACGAAACGCGCACAGGCCGAAACCGCCAGCTATGAGGGCAAGACCGTCCTGGTGGCGGGCCTTGGCGTCTCCGGCGAGGGTGCGGTGGAGGCGCTGCAAGGTCGCGCCGGGCGCGTGCTGAGCGTCGACGAGCGCAAGCCCGAGGCCGACCTGCACTCCTTCGACGACATCGACTGGAGCGCCATCGACGTGGTGGTGGCCTCGCCCGTCTTCAATCCACGCACTCCGTTCATTCGCGAGGCGCAGCGCCGTGGCATCCCCGTGATCAGCGAGGTCGAGCTCGCCTGGGATTTGCGCGTGCCGGCCAAGAACGGGATCGCCGGCGCCCCCGCGCCATGGATCGGCATCACCGGCACCAATGGCAAAACATCGACCACTCAGATGATCTCGGCCATGCTCACCCATTGCGGCATGGACGCCCCGGCCGTCGGCAACATCGGCAAATCCGTGAGCCTCGCCGCCACCGACCCCACCCACGACGCGCTGTGCGTGGAGCTGAGCAGCTTCCAGATGCATTTCACCGACTCGCTGGCGCTCGACTGCGCCGCCATCACCAACATCGCCGCCGACCACCTCGACTGGCATGGTGGCATGGCCAACTACGCCGCCGACAAGGCCAAGGTCTTCCATCGCGCCCAGCGCGCACTGGTGTTCAACGCCGACGACGAGCGGGTCACGAAGCTGGCCGAGCGGGCCGAAACAGGGGAGGGCTGCCGCAGGATTGGTTTCACCCTGCATGCCCCGCAGGCCGGCCAGATCGGCGTCAAGGACGGCTGGATCGTGGACGCCAGCGGGCTTTCAGGGGCCCCATACGGCTCTGCCAACGCCCTGGCCAAGGTCACCGAGTTCGCGCATCTCACCGAGCCCGACGGCACCGTCTATCCACATCTGCTGGCCGACGCTCTCACCGCGCTCGCCCTGGCGATGGGCTTGGGCGCTGATCCGGGTCATTGCCTTGAGGCCCTGCGTCTTTTCGCGCCAGGCGGGCACCGCATCGAGACCGTCGCCGCCGCCCATCGCGACGACGGCGACATCCGTTTCGTCGACGATTCCAAGGCCACCAACGCCCACGCCGCCAACGCCTCGCTTTCCAGCTACAGGCCGAAGTCCGTCGTCTGGATCGCCGGGGGACTGGCGAAGGGCGGTCATTTCGAGGACCTTGTGGCCAAGCAGGCCCCGAATATCAAGGCCGTCGTGGTCATCGGCGTCGACCAGCAGCCCATGCTCGAGGCGCTCAAGGCCAGCGCGCCCGACATTCCCGTCACCGTCATCGACCCGCAAGACAAGTCCACCGTGATGGCTCGCGCCGTGCAAGCCGCGGGAGAGTATGTCGCCCCCGGCGACGTGGTTCTCATGGCCCCGGCCTGCGCCTCGATGGACCAGTTCAAGTCATATGCCGACCGTGGCGCGCAATTCGCCCAGGCCTCGCGCGAATGGGTGCGTGCCAATGGCTGACCGGTCATCAGGAGGGCGCCGCGCGAGCGGCAGGTCGGGCAGGTCGCGCCAGTCACGCGGCGGTGCCGCCGAGCCGCCTCGCCAGTCCACGCGCGGGTCGCGTTCGTCCAGCGCGCGCTCAGCCAATACGCGTTCGTCCGGTATCCGCTCAGCCAATACCCGCGCGGCCAACTCCCGAAAGCCCACCGGCGGGCGCAACGGCGGTCCCAACGGTGGTGAGGACCTCAACGACTACACCGGCATCCGCGGCCTGATGAACCCCCTGTGGTGCTATTACGGCTTCCGCCTGGCCGTGCTCGCCCTGACCTGCTTCGGCGTGGTGATGGTCTTCTCGTCCTCGTCGGTCACCATGATCTCGTACGGCCTCTCGCCTTGGAAACAGGCGCTGACCCAAGGCCTCTACTGCGTGATCGGCCTCCTGCTCGGCTGGGGCGCCATGCACATCCCCGTGAGCCTCTACCGCAAGTTCTCCCTGTGGGTGGTGGGCGCCTCGATCCTGCTGCAGCTGGTCACCCTGACCCCGCTGGGCATCGAGGTCAACGGCAACAAGGGCTGGATCGGCATCGGCGGCTTCACCATGCAGCCCGCGGAGTTCATGAAGCTGGCGCTGTGCATCTGGATGCCGGCCTCGATGGCGAACGTGGCCAAACGCGAGTCCAAGGACCGACTCAAGGGCTACCTGGTCGTGGCCTTCGTCTTCCTGGTCTGCCTCGGCACCGTCATGTTGGGCGGCGACCTCGGCACCGCCATCATCCTGCTGTTCATCGGAGCCGCCGCCTTCGTCACCGGCGGATTCCCCTGGAGGTGGCTGTTCGCCATCGCCGCGCTGATGGCCGGGGCCGTGGCCTTCTTCGTGCTTTCGAGCCCCAACCGCATGAAGCGCGTGCTCACCTTCTCCCAGCTGTGCGCCGACCCCAACTCGCAGCCGACCTGCTACCAGCCCACGCACTCCAAGTACGCGATGGCCTCCGGCGGCCTCTTCGGCGTCGGCATCGGCAACAGCCGTGAGAAATGGAACTACCTGCCCGAGGCCCACAACGATTTCATCTTCGCCATCATCGGTGAGGAGACGGGGTTCGTTGGCGCGGTCATCGTGCTCATCCTCTTCATCGCGCTGGGTTGGTGCATGATCGTCGTCGCGGTGAAAAGCGCGGACCGCTACGCCTCGATGGTGCTGGTGTGCGTCGCCGTGTGGATCGTGGGCCAAGCCGCCGTCAACATCATGGTGGTCGTCGACCTGCTGCCCGTGATGGGCGTGCCGTTGCCGTTCGTCTCGGCCGGAGGGTCGAGCCTGGTGATGTGCCTGATCGCGGCGGGCGTCGCCACCAGTATGATGAAGGAGCAGCCGCAGATCGAGGCGAACGCGCTGGCGTTGAGCCTGTGAGACCCGCGAAGGCCGTTTTCGGGCCTTGCGTTCGTGCGAGGTCATGCAAGTGGCATATAGGCGTATGGACTTGTTGAATGTGAAGTCGTCGACCGTCGTTGCGCGTCGACGGACGAGCATGGAGGAAGGAACATGAAGCATATTGTATTGGCCGGGGGAGGCACCGCCGGCCACGTCAACCCTCTGCTGAGCGTCGCCTCGGCCGTGCGCCGGATCGACCCCGAGGCCGCCGTCTCCGTGGTCGGCACCGAGGTCGGCCTGGAGCATGATCTCGTGCCGCAGGCCGGGTTCGAGCTCGACACCGTCGAGAAGGTTCCCTTCCCCCGACGCCTGAACATGCAGGCTCTGCGATTCCCGGGCAAATGGCGCCATGAGCAACGTCGCGTGCGCGACATCCTCGAGCGTCGCCAGGCCGACGTGGTGGTCGGTTTCGGCGGCTACGCCTCCGCGCCCGTCTATGTGGTGGCGCACAAGATGGGGCTGCCCATCATCATCCACGAGCAGAACGCCCGCGCCGGCATGGCCAACAAGCTCGGCGGCCGCTGGGCCACGTTCATCGGCACCGCCTACGAGGGCACCGGACTCAAAGCCGCGAAAGACGCCGAGATGCGCCGTGTGGGGCTGCCGCTGCGCCCCGCCATCGCCGAGTTGTGCGAGAAGGTCACTCAGGACCGCGCCGCCACGCGCGCCGAGGCCGCCCGCGCGTTGGGCGTCGATCCCAACCGTCCGTTGGTCTTGGTTACCGGTGGATCGTTGGGCGCCGTGAGCCTCAACCGAGCCATCTCGGGAGCCGCCGCCGACCTGCTTTCGGTCTGCCAAGTCATCCATCTGACCGGCCGTGGCAAAAGCGACGAGATCCGCCAGACCGTCAGCCAGAACGTCGGAGCCGACGTGCTCACCGACCTCGATCCCGCGCACGCCGGCCAGGGCGACTACCATATCGCCGAATATCTTGAGCGCATCGATCTGGCCTTCGCCGCCGCCGACCTGGTGATATGCCGTGCCGGGGCCGGTTCGGTCTCGGAGCTGGCCGCCGTGGGTCTGCCCGCCATCTACGTGCCCCTGGCCATCGGCAATGGCGAGCAGCGTTTCAACGCCCAGCCTGTGGTCGACGCCGGTGGCGGCCTGATGGTCGGCAACGCCGATTTCACCGCCGATTGGGTGCGCGCCAACGTCCCCTCGCTGCTCTCGGATTCCCAGCGTCTCGAGGCCATGGGCCAGGCCGCTTGGAAATACGGCATCCGCGATGCCGCCGACCAGATGGCGCGGGTCGTGCTGAGCCTCGCCGGCGAGGCCGCGTAAGGGCCTGGTGAGAGTCCGGCCAAGGCCTGGGCGAAGGCCATGGGTTCGTTCATAATAGAGTAGGAATCCCGCCGTTCTCGTCGTTTTGGCGGGTCTTGTCAAGGAGCATGACGTGTCGCAGAGCACACCAACCAACAATGAGGGCCGCGAACAGGGCCAGCCGGTCGTCTTGGATCCGGAGCGCGCCGCGTTCGGCCCGTCCGACACCATCTCCGGGCTCGGCCACACCCATTTCATCGGCATCGGCGGGGCCGGCATGAGCGTGCTCGCCGAGATGCTGGAGGAGCGGGGCGTGGAGGTCTCCGGCTCCGACCGTGCCGAAAACGACAGGACTGAGCGCTTGGAATCGTTGGGCGTCAAGGTCTATATCGGCCAGAAGGCCGGCAACGTCGACGGCGCGAAAATCGTCGTCTTCTCCACCGCCATCAAGCCTGACAATCCGGAGATTGTGGCCGCGGCCGCGCAGGGCGCCCGCATCGTGCACCGCAGCGACATCCTGGCGCTGCTCATGGCCTCCAAGGAGTCGGTGAGCGTGGCCGGGGCGCATGGCAAGACCACCACCAGCTCGCTGCTCTCGCATATCCTCGTCAACGCCGGAACGGGTGAGCTGGCCGATCCCAGCTACGCCATCGGCGGCTCCATCCAGAACCCGCACGGCGAGGCATTGGACGGCGGCCACGCGGGCAAAGGCGAGGTGCTGGTTGCCGAGGCCGACGAATCCGACGGCAGCTTCGAGAAATACCATCCCGCCTTCGCGCTCATCGTCAACGCCGAGGCCGACCACCTCGACCATTACGGCGACGTGGAGCATTACCGCAAGGCGTTCGTGGAGTACGCCGGGCACGCCAAGCGCAATATCGTGATGTCGCTCGACGATGAGGGCTCGCGCGCCATCATGCGTATGCTCGCTCCCGAGGTCCGTAGCCGCACGATTTGCTATACCACCGAATCTGCCGGAACCATCGCCGAAATCGCCGGTATGACCGATTCGGCGCCGGCTGCCAGCAACAAGGCCGATGAGGGTAACGATGGCCCATGGCTCGTGCGCATCCTCTCCGAGCAGGAGTCCGTCGGAGATGGCGCTGAGCGTTTCGTGATCGAATTGCCGGCTGGGTTGACCGGTGCCACACAGCCGCGCAAGGTTTCGGTCGGATTGCGTGTGCCGGGCGTGCACAACGCCCGCAACGCGACCGCGGCCATCGTCACCGCCACTCTATTGGGCATGGATCCGGATGTCGCCGCCTCGGCAGCTGCCACGTTCCTGGGGGCCTCCCGCCGCTTCGAGGTCAATGGCAGCGAGCACGGGGTCACCGTCGTCGACGACTACGCCCACCATCCCACCGAGATTAAGGCCCTGCTCGCCGCCGCGCGCCGGCGCTACCCCGAGGCCACCATCCGCGTGCTCTTCCAACCGCATCTCTTCAGCCGCACTAAGTTCTTCACCCCGCAGTTCGCCGAGGCGCTCTCCGGGGCCGACGAGGCCATCGTCGCGCCGATTTACCCGGCACGCGAGAAGCAGGAGGACTTCCCGGGCGTCGTCTCTGCCAATATCATCGACGCCGCGCAATCCGTGGACCACAATCCGCAAACCGGTTGGATCTCGACATGCGCCGACCTGTGTGAGGGCGCCGAGGCGTTGGCAAGCCAGGCCCATTCCGGCGACGTCATCATCACCGTCGGCGCTGGCGACGTGACCACCATGGACGCCGTCATCCTCAAGGCGCTCGCGGCCCGCGACGATGTGGAGCGGGCGTGAGCGGACGTCGTGTGATCGGTTCGGAGGACTCGAAAGGCGGCGCGTCAAGGCGCAAGCCTCGCCGTTCGGTGAGCTCCGGGTCGTCAAGTGCGAAACGTGGCGGATCCAGGCGTGTGGCCAAGGATGCCGCCGGTTCGTCTTCGGCGAGGAAGAGCGTCGCCCGCCGCGCCGGTTCGGGCTCGAAATCCACGAACTCGCGCACCAGGCGTTCCGGCGGCACAGGCCGTTCGCTCGCGTCCAGCGGTGGCAAATCCACGACCCGGCGCAAATCCGCCGGGCGTGCCTGCGCCGTCAACCGCGGTGTGAGCCGCACCGCCAACCGCAGCTCCAGGCCCAAAGGCAAGCCGCGCTCGATCTCCTCGGCCGGGTCGAGGCGCTCGCGCAGCGCCCCCGGTGATTTCGTCGACGCCAGAAAGCTCGAGGGCGAGGACCTCGTCTCCAAAACCCTCTCGCAGACCACGAACGTGCTCGGCGTGGCCGCGCGCCCCAAGGTGGTCGATTTCAACGCCCGCCTGAAGGAGCGCAAGCGCGCCAAGACGATGGTCGTGGTGCGCAAGGCGGTGGCCGCCGTGGTGGCGCTCGCCGCCGTCGCCGCGCTCGTCTGGTTCATGTTCTTCTCGCCGGTCTTCCGTCTCGACGCCAAGCAGATTAGCGTCTCCGGGCAGAACCAGTGGGTCGGCAAGGAGCAGATCGTCTCCATCGCCAAGAAGCAATCCGGCAAGTCGCTGTTCCTGGTCTCGTCGAACGACGTGGTCAAGCAGCTCAAATCGATACCCGGCGTTTCGCAGGCCAAGGTCCAGAAGCAATATCCGCAGGGCATCAAGGTCAGCGTCACGGCCCAGGAGCCGGCCGCCATGCTGCGCACCCCCAACGGCAACATGGCCGCCGTGGACGGCTACGGGCGTGTGCTCAACTCCGTGGGCAACGTCTCGGCGCAGGGCATCCCGGTCATCGAGGTCAACAATGTGGGCTCAAGCCTCAGCAACCGCGCCGTGCAGCAGGCGGTACGTGTGTTGAACCAGATGCCCCAGCAGATGCGCCACAGCGTCACCAAGGTGGAGGCCAAGACGCAGGATTCGGTGACCACCGAGATCAACAACGGCGACCGCGTCATCATCTGGGGCGATTCGTCCGATATGAAACTCAAGAAAGCCGTGGTCGACAAGATCAGCAACGACCCCACCAAGATCGGCGACAAGCACCAGATCGACGTCTCCGCCCCGTTGCGGCCCATCATCAAATAGCTGGGTGCGGCTGCGGCCTCAAGCTTTTATTTCTTGCCCTTCGCCATCAGCTCATCGGTGTCGAAGGTGATGGTCACCGGGCCGTCGTTGACCAGGCTGACCCGCATATGGGCGCCGAAACGCCCTTCCTTGACTTCGATGCCCTCGGCGCGCAGGGCGTCGTCGAACTCATGCCAGACCCGCTCGGCGTGCTTCGGCTCGCCCGCGTCGATGAAGCTCGGCCGGTTGCCGCGCCGTACGTTGGCGAAGAGCGTGAACTGCGAGATCGAGAGGATGGCGCCGCCCACGTCCTTGAGCGAGAGGTTCATCTTGCCTTGTTCGTCCTCGAAGACCCGCAGGTTGGCGATCTTGTGGGTCAGCCACTTGATCTGCTCGTCGCCGTCACTGTCGCTGACGCCCACCAGCAGCATGTAGCCGATGCCGATATGCTGCGGCTCGAAGGTGGGATCCGGCTCGCCGGTCTGTTCGTCTAGCACATCGACGCCGGCCTTGCTGACTTTCTGCAACACGATTCTCATGGTCCCCAGTGTAGTGGGCGGTGGGGAAGCGGTGAATACTTGGTTTTGTGGTGGCTGTCTGCTTTCATGAAGTCTGGGCTCTCGATTCCGAATCACGGTAGCGGATTCGGGCAACGCCGCGATATCCCGTAATCAAAGCCTGCCATTACGCTTTCAGTCACGTTCTCGCCAGCACGATGTCCTTCGTCGCCAAGAGACGTTATGATAGGGTATTCCGGTGCAAACCGGGGCTTGATAATTCAAGATTGGGGATGATCGGTTTCGACGGTGACCTGTTCGTCGCAGGGAAGCGTGCCGAGAATGTGGAGTCCACTCGAGATGACCTCCACGAAACAACAAGTGCTAAATCTAATCGCACTGAGTACGTTCTCGCTGCCTGAGCTTCGCGCCAGGATTAACCAGTGAGCAACGGCTCCGTCCACTCCTTTTCGTCTTCGGGAGGATGTTGGGCGTCATTAGAGGACTTGCTTGAGCCATTGAACCACAGGGTGACTCAGGGACTCTAACTGTAGATATGCTCGCCATCCATCGTCCGCGACACGGATGGGGGCAGAAAAATCGCCATACGGCCAGCGGACTAAGCACGTAGAAGACTGAGGGTTCGGTCATCGGACCGGGGTTCAATTCCCCGCATCTCCACAAGTCAAGGGGGCATTCGGATTTTTCCGAGTGCCCCTTTTTGTTGTTGCGGAAAGCCTGGCGGCGGGGGTCCTGAGGCTTGGTAATATCAGGAGCTTTGCAACGTTCGGATGTGTCTGCCAAACGCTCGCCGTTTTTATGATGATGGCCGTTTGCCTGAATCGTCGTGTCGATGTTTATGGGCATCGCTCGCATGATTTCGATGCGGAACTAGTTACATGACGAATGATCCTATTTTTCGTAAATATGAATTACAAAAGTTTTGTTCTGTACGATACTGAAACCTTTTGATATTTTTCTTGCTATTTTTGTGCAATTCCGGGCTTTTAAAAGGGATTTTTATTCCTCTTTC
This Bifidobacterium sp. ESL0790 DNA region includes the following protein-coding sequences:
- the murF gene encoding UDP-N-acetylmuramoyl-tripeptide--D-alanyl-D-alanine ligase, yielding MMPMTVAEIAEAVHGSIAGADGRGAADEAVATSVFSDSRQLTRGSVFVAIAGERVDGHDFVAGAAAKGAVAALVEHEVAGADGIAQIVVSDTVKALGLLARHNIDKRRALGSDFSIIGITGSVGKTTTKDLLNSLLSKLAPTVAPVGSFNNDIGLPLTALKVGAGTRFFIAEMGANHVGEIAGLTRIAPPDLAVVLKVGVAHLGEFGSVERIAQAKSEIVRGLVPNGVAVLNAGDQRVAAMQSLASGKVLWFGLGDDNAGNDNKVDGSGMVRCADVKVDDLDHPEFTLVLPDGARSDVTLGISGAHNVINALAASTVAHYFGMSAEAIAEGLADVRRISPHRMAISTVDHDGATFTLIDDSFNANPDSTRAGLDGLAAWHSEENDEANANAGADADEKEERPYRIAVLGVMLELGDDEQRLHAQIGQYAAGLGLDEIVAVGSEGGRHFDALAQALAQGAEQANKQDDTHVVVRWVHNVDEADREVCRSAREHRQTVVLLKGSHVSGLSSLADRWADTQKNKK
- the mraY gene encoding phospho-N-acetylmuramoyl-pentapeptide-transferase; translation: MISLIIAILVSLLVVMAGTPLMIRLVHRLHYGQYIRQDGPQSHLVKRGTATMGGVVINLAVILGWGVSAAYRYLTRGEHISWSAVLVLFAMVSMGLLGFIDDFAKVRKKQNTGLSVGGKFFGQFVFATIYAVLALMMPTKSGFSSAQPGMSFIEHPFFSFDFAGRAIAIVIFVIWVNFLMTAWTNAVNLTDGLDGLAAGSSMISLAGYTVIAFWESYHVKGGPKPGFQYAVSDPLDLTIIAACAAVACFGFLWYNSNPATIFMGDTGSLALGGLFAALSIATHTEFLAVIIGGLYVIEAMSDVIQVGCFKLTHKRVFKMAPIHHHFELCGWGEAKVVVRFWMIEFIFMLVGVMIFYTNWASLSGLLH
- the murD gene encoding UDP-N-acetylmuramoyl-L-alanine--D-glutamate ligase, translated to MRTKRAQAETASYEGKTVLVAGLGVSGEGAVEALQGRAGRVLSVDERKPEADLHSFDDIDWSAIDVVVASPVFNPRTPFIREAQRRGIPVISEVELAWDLRVPAKNGIAGAPAPWIGITGTNGKTSTTQMISAMLTHCGMDAPAVGNIGKSVSLAATDPTHDALCVELSSFQMHFTDSLALDCAAITNIAADHLDWHGGMANYAADKAKVFHRAQRALVFNADDERVTKLAERAETGEGCRRIGFTLHAPQAGQIGVKDGWIVDASGLSGAPYGSANALAKVTEFAHLTEPDGTVYPHLLADALTALALAMGLGADPGHCLEALRLFAPGGHRIETVAAAHRDDGDIRFVDDSKATNAHAANASLSSYRPKSVVWIAGGLAKGGHFEDLVAKQAPNIKAVVVIGVDQQPMLEALKASAPDIPVTVIDPQDKSTVMARAVQAAGEYVAPGDVVLMAPACASMDQFKSYADRGAQFAQASREWVRANG
- the ftsW gene encoding putative lipid II flippase FtsW, with protein sequence MADRSSGGRRASGRSGRSRQSRGGAAEPPRQSTRGSRSSSARSANTRSSGIRSANTRAANSRKPTGGRNGGPNGGEDLNDYTGIRGLMNPLWCYYGFRLAVLALTCFGVVMVFSSSSVTMISYGLSPWKQALTQGLYCVIGLLLGWGAMHIPVSLYRKFSLWVVGASILLQLVTLTPLGIEVNGNKGWIGIGGFTMQPAEFMKLALCIWMPASMANVAKRESKDRLKGYLVVAFVFLVCLGTVMLGGDLGTAIILLFIGAAAFVTGGFPWRWLFAIAALMAGAVAFFVLSSPNRMKRVLTFSQLCADPNSQPTCYQPTHSKYAMASGGLFGVGIGNSREKWNYLPEAHNDFIFAIIGEETGFVGAVIVLILFIALGWCMIVVAVKSADRYASMVLVCVAVWIVGQAAVNIMVVVDLLPVMGVPLPFVSAGGSSLVMCLIAAGVATSMMKEQPQIEANALALSL
- a CDS encoding UDP-N-acetylglucosamine--N-acetylmuramyl-(pentapeptide) pyrophosphoryl-undecaprenol N-acetylglucosamine transferase, translating into MKHIVLAGGGTAGHVNPLLSVASAVRRIDPEAAVSVVGTEVGLEHDLVPQAGFELDTVEKVPFPRRLNMQALRFPGKWRHEQRRVRDILERRQADVVVGFGGYASAPVYVVAHKMGLPIIIHEQNARAGMANKLGGRWATFIGTAYEGTGLKAAKDAEMRRVGLPLRPAIAELCEKVTQDRAATRAEAARALGVDPNRPLVLVTGGSLGAVSLNRAISGAAADLLSVCQVIHLTGRGKSDEIRQTVSQNVGADVLTDLDPAHAGQGDYHIAEYLERIDLAFAAADLVICRAGAGSVSELAAVGLPAIYVPLAIGNGEQRFNAQPVVDAGGGLMVGNADFTADWVRANVPSLLSDSQRLEAMGQAAWKYGIRDAADQMARVVLSLAGEAA
- a CDS encoding Mur ligase domain-containing protein, producing MSVLAEMLEERGVEVSGSDRAENDRTERLESLGVKVYIGQKAGNVDGAKIVVFSTAIKPDNPEIVAAAAQGARIVHRSDILALLMASKESVSVAGAHGKTTTSSLLSHILVNAGTGELADPSYAIGGSIQNPHGEALDGGHAGKGEVLVAEADESDGSFEKYHPAFALIVNAEADHLDHYGDVEHYRKAFVEYAGHAKRNIVMSLDDEGSRAIMRMLAPEVRSRTICYTTESAGTIAEIAGMTDSAPAASNKADEGNDGPWLVRILSEQESVGDGAERFVIELPAGLTGATQPRKVSVGLRVPGVHNARNATAAIVTATLLGMDPDVAASAAATFLGASRRFEVNGSEHGVTVVDDYAHHPTEIKALLAAARRRYPEATIRVLFQPHLFSRTKFFTPQFAEALSGADEAIVAPIYPAREKQEDFPGVVSANIIDAAQSVDHNPQTGWISTCADLCEGAEALASQAHSGDVIITVGAGDVTTMDAVILKALAARDDVERA
- a CDS encoding FtsQ-type POTRA domain-containing protein, producing MSGRRVIGSEDSKGGASRRKPRRSVSSGSSSAKRGGSRRVAKDAAGSSSARKSVARRAGSGSKSTNSRTRRSGGTGRSLASSGGKSTTRRKSAGRACAVNRGVSRTANRSSRPKGKPRSISSAGSRRSRSAPGDFVDARKLEGEDLVSKTLSQTTNVLGVAARPKVVDFNARLKERKRAKTMVVVRKAVAAVVALAAVAALVWFMFFSPVFRLDAKQISVSGQNQWVGKEQIVSIAKKQSGKSLFLVSSNDVVKQLKSIPGVSQAKVQKQYPQGIKVSVTAQEPAAMLRTPNGNMAAVDGYGRVLNSVGNVSAQGIPVIEVNNVGSSLSNRAVQQAVRVLNQMPQQMRHSVTKVEAKTQDSVTTEINNGDRVIIWGDSSDMKLKKAVVDKISNDPTKIGDKHQIDVSAPLRPIIK
- the dtd gene encoding D-aminoacyl-tRNA deacylase, with the translated sequence MRIVLQKVSKAGVDVLDEQTGEPDPTFEPQHIGIGYMLLVGVSDSDGDEQIKWLTHKIANLRVFEDEQGKMNLSLKDVGGAILSISQFTLFANVRRGNRPSFIDAGEPKHAERVWHEFDDALRAEGIEVKEGRFGAHMRVSLVNDGPVTITFDTDELMAKGKK